TTTTGATTTGTCTTAATGCAGGTTTTGCAAATTGTGTATCATATTTTGGTCCGCGCGAAGTTTGATAATATAAAATAAGACGTGTTTTCACGTCTATTGTTAAATGGTTTTTTATGTAGCTTTTTCTTTCTTTTTGCCGTATTTTTGCATAATATTTGTCTGCATAATCATTCGTAAAACCAGAGCCGTCTAATGCTATTATATCTGCTTTAATATCGTTTAATAATAGTATTAATTGGTTAATTTCCCTAATTTGTTCTGAAGGTAATCGTTTGAAGAATTTTTGGATTGTTGTAAAGTGTGGAACCTTTTTTATTCTCAAATATCTCTTAATTACGTCCGATACATCAATAACATCAGTGATTTCACGATATGTTGATTTTGTGTAAATTTTCATTGCTAATATCGTGAATAAAGTATGTTGTGAATATAAATGGTTTGAAAAGGCATTAGAATACTTGTTTATCGCTATTTTAACATAATAGTATGTCCTTTCAATGAATTCCACCAGTTTATTTTCTTTAAATTTGCTATTCTTGTTTAAAAATCTTTTTAAACATTGAATATTAGAATTTTTAAAACCAAAATCCGAAAGATTTAACTGCTTTGAAACCCCAATATGAACAGGGGAATAATAGATTTTGCGAATCATAATAATATTATTCCCCTTTATCATTATAAATACTTTAGCAACCGTATTTAAAAATATGCAAGAGTAATTTCAAGTGAAAACTGGAAAACACAACTTAAAACTTACAAATTTTTTTTATTACAAAAAAAAATCCAAAAAAAACCTGTCTTCAAATAAAAAAAAATATGGTTTCTACAAAGCCATAACTGGAATATTTTGTATCACTGAATTGATCTTGGTTCTGAACCATAGTTACTAATCATTAAGATAAAAATTGATATTAAAAAAAAACTTTGATGATTAAAATCTTTTGATGATTTTCGTTAGTAAAACAGTCGATCAATCATTCAATGTAAATTGCACTTTTTTAAAATAGAGGAAACAGTGGGATCCTTAAAATAAATGTTAAAGCTCTTTAGAGTGGTAATTATTATAACAATAAGGGGGTAATGCGGCTGCCGGGATTTGAACCCGGGTCGTAGGCTTGGAAGGCCCAAGTCCTAACCAGACTAGACTACAGCCGCGATGCGGCGTCCGGGATTTGAACCCGGGTCGCTGGCGTGGCAGGCCAGAGTCTTAACCAGGCTGGACTAACGCCGCATGCTGTGTGCATACCGTGATTTTCCGTTCATCCTATTTATATCTTTAGGTTTAATGTGGGGTCCTCCTGAAAATTTTAAGTGATTGTTAACTCAGGGACAGGTAGTGACACCTTCAAATTTAACTTTGATAATTCTTAGAAGGATTATTGGAATTATTAATATTATATAATCTATTTGATCTTATAAAATTTAATTTGCACTGTTTATACAACTTTATCTTGTTAATAATTGATTTTAATCATTTAAAATTTATAAAATTTGAATTTTACCATAAAAATTAGTTATGATCATTTATGGTTAAAGAAATGGGAAATAAAGACATTATTTTTATCCAAAGCGTTATAATGGATTATATCATATTTCATAAAATTTTATAATTAAGTGGGTTAAGACTATAAATCCTTAAGAGTTACACATTACTATCAGGAGGAATGGTCCGTGTATAAAAAAATATTAATACCCACCGATGGCTCGGAATATTCTGAAAAAGCTGGAGAGTATGCTATATGGATTGCTAATCAAAGTTTTTCCCAGATTATGGTTTTAAATGTAATTGATACTTCTTACCTTAGATCTATACCTCAGAAAGATCTAGAATTGAGTTTGGAAGATCAATTTAAGGCAGAGGGTAACATGGCAGTGCAAAAATTTTCCAAAAAACTGGAAGAAAGTGAATGTAATGGTAAATGTAAAAATATCCTGTTTAATACACTGATTAAAAAGGGTAAACCTGCTGATGAAATATTAAAAACTATCAAAGAAGAAAAAATTGATCTGGTGGTTATAGGAGCTTCGGGTAAACACGGATTGAACCGCTTATACCCGGGAAGTGTTACTGAAAGTGTAGTAAGATCTGCCAGTTGTCCAGTTTTAGTGGTAAAGTAATAAGGAGGGGGGTGTGATATCAATTCACTTTCTTTTTTTAACTTTAATAAAGCAATTAAATTGTTACATTTGAGAATGTATAATTATCCCTATTTTTTCTCTTAATTAATTTTTAAAACTATATCAACCACCAAAAACCATAAAAATAAACATATTGACTCTAAAAATTGATGAAAAGGAAATTATGTTTTAATGTAATAATTTTATTCAATTTATTTTTTCTACTTCCGTAATCTTTATATTATAGATGTTTCTATCAATACAAGTTGAATTAGAATTATGTTAGAAGTTCCGATGTGGCTTAAAATGTTTATTGCTGTTTAAAATATAGGCCACGGGAAAAATCAGTTCCAGATATGAATTCATGAATTTACATATGAATTATAAAAATTAAACAAATCAATTATTTCAACAAATAGAATCAATTAATCCGTAGAATCAATTAATTTGTAATATCGTGTAAAGGAAATGATTAGTAGGATGTTATTATTATGTACATAGTTATAATGGGAGCCGGAAGGGTTGGTTTAACCCTGGCCAATTACCTGGTGGGATCTGGAAATGATGTATCTCTTATAGACAGTGACAGTGGATTATGTGGAAATGCAGCTGCAGAATTAGATGCCTTGGTGATCTGTGGAAGTGGTACTGATGTAAAAACGCTTGAGGAGGCGAATATCTCTGATGCAGATGTTTTTGTTGCTGCCACAGGTCATGATGAGGCTAACTTACTCTCCTGTATCCTGGTAAAAGAGTACCAGGTTCCCAAGATTATTGCCAGGGTAAGTAATCCTGATCATGAAGAGGCATTCAAAAAAGTGGGCATAAATCATGTAATAAGTCCAGAACTCACTGCTGCAGGTTACTTGGAAAAACTTATTAACCGCCCGAAAATTGCAGATTTAATAGTAGTGGGTAAGGGAAATGCAGAGCTCCTAGATATCAGTATTAAGAATTCCCGAATTGTGGGCAAGAGAGTGAGTGATCTGAGCCCCACTGATGATTATATTATCGCGGCCATCCATCAGAATGGTGAAATGTACATCCCTCGAGATGATTGGGTTCTAGAAGAAAACGAAAAAATATCAGTACTGGTGAAAACCAAGTCAGTTAAGAAAGTTACTTCCATTTTTATTTAATTCATTCAATTTTCATTTTCCCATGTTGTATTATCTCTCTATAAAATCTTAAATTTTTATTTACAATCTTATATTTATTTGATTATAATGTCTTTAAAATCTTCTTTTGATGTAGATATCCCTCTTATTATATAAAAGCATTAAAATCCTATCTAAACATTTTAATCAATCAAATCAGGTTATTATACGCATATTGGACTTAGGGGCTTTGGTCATAATATAAAGAAAATCTGAAAAAAATAGAAGGGAAAAAATAGATATCCGGATTTAGATCATGGATTATTTCGGGATTACTATTCCTGAATTATTCTGGAATTAGATTCATGGTTTATTCCCGGATACTGGTTTGATGTTGTAAAAAAGTTCAGATATTTAAATGCAATACGTCCTGGAATGAATCCATATCCAGATTATCTTCAACCAGGTCTGATAAACGTTGGATTGAGAATTTTTTCAGCTCCTGGAAATGGTCCTCCTGGTATCCTATGGTTTCCAGACCCTTAACTTCCCTTAGATAATCTGTGAATGATCTGCGGAAATGGAAATTGTGGAATATTCCATGGAAATAGGTCCCGGCAGTTAAACCGTACTGGGCACCATCAAAACCAGATTGAGGGTAGTTTCCACAACCCTGCAGAACCCTGAGGAGGGGTTTGGATTCCCCCAATTTTGAAATTCCTTCATGGAGTTCGTAACCCCGCAATATTTCACCTTCAGATCCTTTGAAAATTCCATTACCTCTAATTAAAGTACCCTGGCTCTGGCTGATGATTTTTTCAATTTCCCCAAAGCTGGTTTTAACATCCAGAATCCCCATACCATCAATACTACCAATACTGGATTCTTTAAGGGAATTATCCATGATCTTCGACCCTAACATCTGGTATCCTCCGCAAATACCAAAAACAGGTATTTCCATGGCCAGGTCCTTGATTTCATGGGCAAGCCCGGCTTCATCCAGGGTCACCATATCACTGATACTGTTACGTGTCCCCGGGATGATCAGGGCATCAACCTTACCTATCTCATCCCCTATCTCAATAAGTTTCACCCCCACTTCAGGTTCGTATTCCAGGGGATCAATGTCAGTGAAGTTGGAAATACGGGGCAATCTCATCACCCCAATGGTAATCTTTCCACTGCTACGGTATTTACGTTCTGAAAGTGATGCTGAATCTTCTTCAGGGAGTTTAAGCTCCTGATCGTAGGGTAACACCCCTAGCACTGGAACACCAACAATATCTTCGATCTGCCTGATTCCAGGCATTAGAATCTCCAAATTACCTCTGAATTTGTTTATGATAATTCCTTTGATCCTCTGACGATCTTCTGGGGGTAATAACTGGAAAGTCCCGGCTATTGATGCGAAAACCCCTCCCTTATCTATATCCGCAACCAGAATCACGTCAGCATCAGCCAGGCGGGCGATCTGCATATTGGCCAGATCCACATCCAGCATGTTTATCTCCGCAGGTGAACCTGCCCCTTCCATAACAATAATATCATAATCTTTCTTCAGAGCATCTAGAGATTCTTTAATGGCTTTGAGAGCTTGATTCCTGAAGTTATGCTGGTAATGGTAGAAGTTCATGTCACCAGCGGGTTTACCCTGAACTATAACTTGGGAGGTGAAATCCTCTTTGGGCTTAAGTAAAACTGGATTCATATGGTGGTGGGGTTCTACTCCGGCAGCTTCGGCTTGTAAGACTTGTGCCATGGCTATTTCCCTGTTTTCCCTGGTGGTGAATGAATTCAGGGACATATTCTGTGATTTGAAAGGACTAAC
This DNA window, taken from Methanobacterium subterraneum, encodes the following:
- a CDS encoding transposase, producing MIRKIYYSPVHIGVSKQLNLSDFGFKNSNIQCLKRFLNKNSKFKENKLVEFIERTYYYVKIAINKYSNAFSNHLYSQHTLFTILAMKIYTKSTYREITDVIDVSDVIKRYLRIKKVPHFTTIQKFFKRLPSEQIREINQLILLLNDIKADIIALDGSGFTNDYADKYYAKIRQKERKSYIKNHLTIDVKTRLILYYQTSRGPKYDTQFAKPALRQIKKYKPDYIVADKAYDTEPIRKCINEELKAFDQIPLKKRAKKGQYRLKSPTIFRHKIYKKRNNIESIFSTIKRKFNGTNHSRSTQLSNKETKLKNTIYNIYRTTQIN
- a CDS encoding universal stress protein, with protein sequence MYKKILIPTDGSEYSEKAGEYAIWIANQSFSQIMVLNVIDTSYLRSIPQKDLELSLEDQFKAEGNMAVQKFSKKLEESECNGKCKNILFNTLIKKGKPADEILKTIKEEKIDLVVIGASGKHGLNRLYPGSVTESVVRSASCPVLVVK
- a CDS encoding potassium channel family protein, which gives rise to MYIVIMGAGRVGLTLANYLVGSGNDVSLIDSDSGLCGNAAAELDALVICGSGTDVKTLEEANISDADVFVAATGHDEANLLSCILVKEYQVPKIIARVSNPDHEEAFKKVGINHVISPELTAAGYLEKLINRPKIADLIVVGKGNAELLDISIKNSRIVGKRVSDLSPTDDYIIAAIHQNGEMYIPRDDWVLEENEKISVLVKTKSVKKVTSIFI
- the cobQ gene encoding cobyric acid synthase CobQ, producing the protein MVSSDKTKCIMVQGTASNAGKSVVVAALCRMFAQRGYRVSPFKSQNMSLNSFTTRENREIAMAQVLQAEAAGVEPHHHMNPVLLKPKEDFTSQVIVQGKPAGDMNFYHYQHNFRNQALKAIKESLDALKKDYDIIVMEGAGSPAEINMLDVDLANMQIARLADADVILVADIDKGGVFASIAGTFQLLPPEDRQRIKGIIINKFRGNLEILMPGIRQIEDIVGVPVLGVLPYDQELKLPEEDSASLSERKYRSSGKITIGVMRLPRISNFTDIDPLEYEPEVGVKLIEIGDEIGKVDALIIPGTRNSISDMVTLDEAGLAHEIKDLAMEIPVFGICGGYQMLGSKIMDNSLKESSIGSIDGMGILDVKTSFGEIEKIISQSQGTLIRGNGIFKGSEGEILRGYELHEGISKLGESKPLLRVLQGCGNYPQSGFDGAQYGLTAGTYFHGIFHNFHFRRSFTDYLREVKGLETIGYQEDHFQELKKFSIQRLSDLVEDNLDMDSFQDVLHLNI